One stretch of Anas acuta chromosome W, bAnaAcu1.1, whole genome shotgun sequence DNA includes these proteins:
- the LOC137846773 gene encoding kinesin-like protein KIF22: MPLYPAGAPSPASLVVLRRRQKGCPQWEAVAAPQVEAGVRAHVLQALNGGDPAQLRGLGPRRGGRVRAWRQEHGPFRTVEDLAAVPGFTVAQVATLLQANVTAALGTAPLGPAPQ; encoded by the exons ATGCCACTTTATCCCGCAggtgccccctccccggcctCCCTGGTGGTGCTGCGGCGGCGGCAGAAG ggctgtcCCCAGTGGGAGGCGGTGGCCGCCCCCCAGGTGGAGGCGGGGGTCCGGGCCCACGTCCTGCAGGCGCTCAACGGGGGGGACCCGGCACAGCTGCGGGGGCTGGGGCCACGCCGGGGGGGGCGCGTCCGAGCCTGGCGCCAGGAGCACGGCCCCTTCCGCACG GTGGAGGACCTGGCGGCGGTGCCCGGCTTCACGGTGGCGCAGGTGGCCACGCTGCTGCAG GCCAATGTCAccgctgccctggggacagccccgtTGGGCCCTGCGCCCCAATAA
- the LOC137847385 gene encoding kinesin-like protein KIF22, which produces MPPQHPPGGFRFASACAPAPPGEDPCLLPLDSHTLQLREDPPHAPSCYRFDAVYDDASSTAAVYEGSVRPLLAQFLAGRDVTVLAYGPSGSGKTHTMLGGEGEPGLVQRALEELLQALGASRPLSVACMEVYCEEARRALSFARGARRVPPPQQAAVGGQGEGSTVASNAPESRSPSSTPPLEDQALQRWLEDTENTLQRLKKRRPPPSPPPPSPPGKVAPPSPPPQKKSLPPSP; this is translated from the exons atgcccccccagcacccccccggcGGGTTCAGGTTTGCGTCCGCCTgcgccccagccccccccggtgAGgatccctgcctgctgcccctcGACTCCCACACCCTGCAGCTGCGTGAGgaccccccccacgccccctcCTGCTACCG ctTCGATGCTGTTTACGACGACGCCAGCTCCACCGCCGCCGTCTACGAGGGCTCCGTCCGCCCACTGCTGGCCCAGTTCCTGGCTGGCCGCGACGTCACCGTTCTCGCCTACGGGCCCAGCGGCTCCG gGAAGACTCACACCATGCTGGGCGGTGAAGGGGAGCCCGGCTTGGTGCAGCGCGCCCTCGAGGAGCTTCTGCAGGCCTTGGGGGCCAGCCGCCCCCTCAGCGTGGCCTGCATGGAGGTGTACTGCGAGGAG GCCCGCCGAGCCCTCAGCTTCGCCCGGGGGGCTCgccgggtgccccccccccaacaagCTGCcgtgggggggcagggggagg gATCCACCGTGGCCAGCAACGCCCCAGAGTCCAG gtccccctcCTCCACGCCCCCCCTGGAGGACCAGGCCCTGCAGCGCTGGCTGGAGGACACTGAGAACACCCTGCAG AGGCTGAAGAAGCGGCgcccacccccctcccctcctcctccttctcctccaggtaAGGtggcccccccctccccccccccccaaaaaaaaagcctccccccctctccctaa